In Gossypium arboreum isolate Shixiya-1 chromosome 6, ASM2569848v2, whole genome shotgun sequence, the following are encoded in one genomic region:
- the LOC108486072 gene encoding cleavage stimulation factor subunit 77: MAAVDKYNVESAEILANSALHLPITQAAPIYEQLLTIFPTAAKYWRQYVEAQMGVNNDDATKQIFSRCLLNCLHVPLWRCYIRFIRKVNDRKGVEGQEETRKAFDFMLSYVGADIASGPVWMEYIAFLKSMPAANTQEETQRMTAVRKAYQKAVVTPTHHIEQLWRDYENFENSVSRQLAKGLLSEYQPKYNSARAVYRELKKYVDEIDWNMLAIPPTDSCKDQMQWVAWKRLLAFEKGNPQRIDSASNKRIIFSYEQCLMYLYHYPDIWYDYATWQAKSGSMDAAVKVFQRALKALPESEMLKYAYAELEESRGSLQSAKKLYESLLGDAAETTALAHIQFIRFLRRNEGVEAARKYFLDARKSPSCTYHVYVAYALMAFCLDKDPKVAHNVFEAGLKQFMHEPVYILEYADFLSCLNDDRNIRALFERALSSLPQEESIEVWKRFTQFEKTYGDLASMLKVEQRRKEALSGTSEEGASALETSLLDLISRYSFKDLWPCSSKDLDHLSRQEWLSKNIGKKVDKSALSNGSAMTDKSTSAPSGVSTASLKVLRPDTSQMVIYDPRQHHGTTVPSNTTAAILAASNLSNPMATVVGAASNPLSNPTVSMVDGVSSNAFDEVLKATPPSLSAFLAGLPSIEGPAPNVDIVLSICLQNDYPTVQTKKATSLPSQRTAGPAPSTSDLSGSSKSHPIPSNSSFRPRDRQLGKRKDQERQEEEESTTVQSQPLQRDAFRIRQMQKARGGSASQTGSVSYGSALSGDLSGSTC, from the exons ATGGCTGCCGTTGATAAGTACAACGTCGAGTCTGCTGAAATTCTCGCAAACAGTGCATTG cATTTGCCAATTACACAAGCGGCACCAATTTATGAGCAACTCTTGACCATCTTTCCCACTGCT GCAAAATATTGGAGGCAATATGTGGAAGCACAGATGGGAGTAAATAACGACGATGCTACCAAACAGATCTTTAGTCGTTGTTTGTTGAATTGTCTTCATGTTCCTCTCTG GCGCTGCTATATTCGATTCATCAGGAAGGTCAATGACAGGAAAGGTGTAGAGGGTCAGGAAGAGACTAGAAAGGCTTTTGATTTTATGCTTAGCTATGTTG GAGCTGACATAGCATCTGGACCCGTATGGATGGAGTACATTGCTTTTTTAAAATCAATGCCG GCTGCCAACACTCAGGAAGAAACACAGCGAATGACTGCAGTGCGAAAAGCTTACCAGAAAGCTGTTGTTACTCCGACACATCACATTGAACAGCTATGGAGGGATTATGAGAATTTCGAAAATTCTGTTAGCCGTCAGCTG GCCAAAGGACTTCTATCTGAGTATCAACCAAAATATAACAGTGCGAGGGCTGTATACAGGGAACTGAAGAAATATGTCGATGAAATTGATTGGAATATGCTTGCAATACCACCCACCGACTCCTGCAAG GATCAGATGCAATGGGTTGCATGGAAGAGGCTTTTAGCTTTTGAGAA AGGAAATCCACAAAGGATAGACAGTGCCTCCAATAAGCGAATTATATTCTCGTATGAACAG TGTCTGATGTATTTATACCACTATCCTGATATATGGTATGACTATGCTACATGGCAAGCTAAAAGTGGCTCCATGGATGCTGCAGTCAAGGTATTTCAGCGAGCCTTGAAGGCTCTTCCTG AGTCAGAAATGCTGAAGTATGCATATGCAGAACTAGAGGAATCCCGTGGATCGCTTCAA TCTGCAAAGAAACTATATGAAAGCCTTTTGGGGGATGCTGCTGAGACCACGGCGCTGGCGCATATACAA TTTATTCGCTTTCTAAGAAGGAATGAAGGTGTTGAAGCAGCTCGCAAGTACTTCTTAGATGCTCGCAAATCACCTAGTTGCACATACCATGTTTATGTTGCTTATGCATTGATGGCCTTTTGTCTTGACAAGGACCCAAAG GTTGCTCACAATGTTTTTGAAGCAGGGTTGAAACAATTTATGCATGAGCCTGTATATATTCTAGA ATACGCAGATTTTTTGTCTTGTTTGAATGATGACAGAAACATCCGGGCATTATTTGAGCGAGCCTTAAGCTCACTACCACAAGAAGAATCTATTGAG GTCTGGAAACGATTCACCCAGTTCGAGAAAACTTATGGCGATCTAGCTAGCATGTTGAAG GTTGAACAAAGGCGGAAAGAAGCTCTTTCTGGAACAAGTGAAGAGGGTGCTTCTGCACTGGAGACTTCTCTACTAGATCTTATATCACGCTACAGTTTCAAGGATCTCTGGCCCTGTTCCTCCAAGGATCTTGATCACTTGTCCAGACAAGAG TGGCTCTCTAAAAACATTGGTAAGAAAGTGGATAAGTCAGCTCTCTCTAATGGATCTGCAATGACAG ATAAGAGTACATCTGCACCATCAGGTGTTTCGACTGCTTCTCTGAAAGTCCTTCGTCCAGATACGTCTCAGATGGTGATTTATGATCCAAGGCAGCACCATG GAACTACAGTTCCATCAAACACCACTGCTGCAATTCTCGCTGCTTCCAATTTGTCGAATCCCATGGCTACAGTTGTTGGTGCTGCTTCAAACCCATTGTCCAATCCCACAGTTTCAATGGTAGACGGTGTATCCTCTAATGCATTTGATGAAGTACTGAAAGCAACACCACCTTCTTTGTCAGCATTTTTGGCTGGCTTGCCTTCTATCGAGG GTCCGGCACCAAATGTAGACATTGTATTGTCTATTTGTTTGCAGAATGACTATCCAACTGTCCAGACAAAAAAAGCAACGAGCCTTCCATCTCAAAGGACTGCAGGTCCTGCTCCTAGCACAAGTGATCTTTCTGGGTCAAGCAAGTCCCATCCCATTCCCAGTAATTCATCTTTCAGGCCACGGGACAGACAGCTCGGCAAAAGAAAGGATCAAGAGA GGCAAGAAGAGGAGGAAAGTACAACAGTACAAAGCCAGCCACTGCAAAGAGATGCATTCAGAATAAGGCAAATGCAGAAAGCAAGAGGGGGTTCAGCTTCACAAACAGGTTCAGTTTCTTATGGAAGTGCTCTTTCTGGGGATCTCTCTGGCAGTACTTGTTAA
- the LOC108486071 gene encoding probable inactive leucine-rich repeat receptor-like protein kinase At3g03770, translating to MQSLFQLKQLPVVLMASLVLMHTSLLFLSTLFICVHLSDQFQPFQYNALKQIQQFLNYPSVLTIFDSTWDFCNVEPSPFLTIVCYEDNVTQLHITGNNGVFPPSLPQNFSIDALFSSISSLSNLKVLSLVSLGLWGPLPATIGKLSSMEILNLSSNYIDGFIPLELSYLNNLQTLVLDHNKFTGQIPQWVSSFNDLAVLSLKNNSIFGSLPSSISSSENLRVLAIADNHLFGEIPGLQNLTNLQILDLKNNYFGPNFPVLHHKVVTVDIRNNSFKSSVPNELNSYFQLEKLDISINGLIGPFPPSLFSLPSINYIDISGNKLTGKLFQNMSCNAHLVFINLSSNLLTGELPACLQEKVEEGAVSYDGNCLSGEEGNQKPLSFCHNEALAVEVSPQKLRHKERKAMAVLVSSLVGGIVGLAVIVGLSLWVFQRRNRRAAMKGPSTRLITEKLSTVNTVKLLSDARYISETMKMGANLPTYRAFALEELKEATNNFSHPSIVGEPSLIQIYRGKLGDGTAIVIRSIKMRKKHSPTMFTQHIGMISRLRHNHLVSCIGHCFECCPDDSTVGIVYFVFESLPNGTLRSSICGGGETLNWAQRITAGIGVAKGIQFLHTGIMPGVFSNHLKITDVLLDPNFHVKICTYNLPLLAHQNAGFMGGAAVSSNGLKSNIGGREKEVEKDDIYDFGVILMEILVGRPIMSQNDVMVVKDIIQVSNKMDDTARRSIVDPTIIKECSTESLKTVMDICLRCLSDDPTARPSIEDVLWTLQFAAQLQDPWRHDSHHIHRLSDSNPNNLQEQISRG from the exons atgcaatcTTTGTTCCAACTGAAACAACTTCCGGTAGTTTTAATGGCAAGTCTAGTTTTAATGCACACTTCTCTCCTATTTTTATCCACTCTTTTTATTTgtgttcatctctcagaccagtttcaaccatttcaatacaatGCTCTCAAGCAAATCCAGCAGTTCCTCAATTACCCATCGGTTCTTACCATCTTTGACAGCACTTGGGATTTCTGCAACGTCGAACCATCGCCATTTTTAACTATCGTTTGTTACGAAGACAATGTAACCCAGCTTCACATCACAGGCAACAATGGCGTTTTCCCACCATCGTTGCCCCAAAATTTCTCCATTGATGCTCTGTTTTCAAGCATTTCAAGTTTATCAAATCTCAAAGTCCTTTCTTTGGTTTCATTAGGTTTATGGGGTCCTTTACCTGCTACTATCGGTAAGCTTTCTTCCATGGAAATACTCAATTTAAGCTCCAATTACATCGATGGTTTTATCCCTTTGGAACTTTCATATTTGAACAATTTGCAGACACTTGTTCTTGATCATAACAAGTTCACTGGTCAAATCCCTCAGTGGGTTTCTTCTTTTAATGATTTAGCTGTTTTGAGTTtgaaaaataattcaatttttgGGTCACTTCCAAGCTCCATTTCAAGCTCTGAAAACCTTCGAGTTTTGGCTATTGCGGATAATCATTTATTTGGGGAAATACCCGGTCTTCAAAACTTGACAAATCTTCAAATACTTGATCTAAAAAACAATTATTTTGGCCCAAATTTCCCTGTTCTACATCACAAGGTCGTCACTGTTGATATCCGTAACAACAGTTTTAAATCCAGTGTTCCAAATGAATTAAACTCTTATTTTCAGCTTGAAAAGCTTGATATCTCCATTAATGGACTCATTGGACCTTTCCCTCCATCTTTATTTTCACTGCCTTCCATTAATTACATCGATATCTCCGGTAATAAACTCACCGGCAAGCTGTTTCAAAACATGTCTTGCAATGCACACCTTGTGTTTATTAATTTGTCTTCGAATCTTTTAACCGGCGAGCTGCCGGCGTGTCTGCAAGAAAAAGTCGAGGAAGGGGCTGTTTCTTATGACGGGAACTGTTTGTCCGGTGAAGAAGGAAATCAAAAGCCTTTGAGTTTCTGCCATAACGAAGCGTTGGCCGTCGAAGTTTCGCCTCAAAAGTTGCGGCATAAAGAACGTAAAGCCATGGCTGTGCTTGTATCGAGTTTAGTGGGAGGGATCGTTGGATTAGCTGTGATAGTTGGTTTGAGTTTATGGGTTTTTCAGAGAAGAAATAGAAGGGCGGCCATGAAAGGACCTTCAACAAGGTTGATAACTGAGAAGCTTTCAACAGTTAATACAGTGAAGCTATTATCTGATGCAA GGTATATATCAGAAACAATGAAGATGGGAGCAAACCTCCCTACATATCGTGCCTTtgctttggaagaactaaaggaGGCTACTAATAATTTCTCTCATCCATCCATCGTTGGTGAACCTTCACTTATTCAA ATTTACAGAGGAAAACTTGGAGATGGAACAGCAATTGTGATCAGAAGCATAAAGATGAGAAAAAAACACAGCCCCACCATGTTTACACAACACATAGGGATGATCTCAAGACTCAGACACAACCACTTGGTTAGTTGCATTGGTCACTGTTTCGAATGTTGCCCTGATGATTCAACCGTCGGCATCGTATATTTCGTGTTCGAATCCCTTCCAAATGGCACCTTGAGAAGCTCCATTTGTG GTGGAGGGGAAACGCTGAATTGGGCACAAAGAATAACAGCAGGAATAGGGGTAGCAAAGGGGATACAATTCCTGCATACTGGGATCATGCCAGGAGTTTTCTCAAATCATTTGAAGATTACTGATGTTTTGTTGGATCCCAATTTCCATGTCAAGATTTGCACTTATAATCTCCCTCTTTTAGCTCATCAAAATGCTGGATTTATG gGTGGTGCTGCAGTTTCTTCTAATGGACTCAAATCAAACATTGGAGGAAG GGAAAAAGAGGTAGAGAAGGATGATATTTATGACTTTGGTGTAATATTGATGGAAATTCTGGTGGGAAGGCCAATCATGTCCCAAAATGATGTTATGGTTGTCAAAGATATT ATACAAGTGAGCAATAAGATGGATGATACGGCTCGAAGAAGCATAGTGGATCCCACAATAATCAAAGAATGCTCAACTGAATCCTTGAAGACAGTGATGGACATATGCCTGAGATGCCTGTCCGATGACCCGACCGCTCGACCTTCCATTGAAGATGTCCTTTGGACCTTGCAATTTGCGGCTCAACTTCAGGATCCATGGCGACATGATTCTCACCACATCCATCGTCTATCTGACTCGAATCCGAATAACTTACAAGAACAAATTTCTCGTGGATAA
- the LOC108485793 gene encoding calcium and calcium/calmodulin-dependent serine/threonine-protein kinase-like, with translation MGQDKAKLVEEYEILDILGRGGFSVVRKGIKRKNGSDHEKTQVAIKTLKRFGTTPSPARVEKTIASMAALLPTRNQVSISDALLTNEILVMRKIVENVSPHPNVIDLYDVYEDQAGVHLVLELCSGGELFDRIVAETRYSEAGAAAVVRQIAGGLAAIHKANIVHRDLKPENCLFLNKNKDSTLKIMDFGLSSVEEFTDPVIGLFGSIDYVSPEALSQGKITAKSDMWSLGVILYILLSGYPPFIAQSNRQKQQMIMAGEYNFDERTWKNISSSAKHLISNLLQVDPDRRPSAEQLLAHPWVIGDSAKQEQIDAEVVSRLQSFNARRKLRAAAIASVLSSKVLLRTKRLRSLLGSHDLSKDEIDNLKSNFKKICANGDNATLPEFEEVLKAMNMSSLLPLATRIFDLFDSNRDGTVDMREILCGFSSLKNSKGDDALRLCFEMYDTDRSGCITKEELASMLRALPDDCLPPDITEPGKLDEIFDRMDANSDGKVTFEEFKDAMQRDSSLQDVVLFSLRQQ, from the exons ATGGGACAAGATAAAGCGAAACTAGTAGAAGAATACGAAATCCTAGATATACTAGGACGAGGTGGATTCTCAGTCGTAAGAAAAGGTATAAAAAGAAAGAACGGATCAGATCATGAGAAAACACAAGTCGCCATTAAAACACTGAAACGATTCGGAACGACGCCGTCACCAGCTCGAGTCGAGAAAACAATAGCTTCGATGGCGGCGTTATTGCCGACGCGTAACCAGGTTTCCATCTCCGACGCGCTGTTGACGAACGAGATCCTCGTCATGAGGAAGATCGTCGAGAACGTTTCGCCGCATCCGAACGTGATCGATCTCTACGACGTTTACGAAGATCAAGCCGGGGTTCATTTGGTGCTGGAATTGTGCTCCGGCGGGGAGTTGTTCGATCGGATAGTGGCGGAAACACGGTACTCGGAAGCCGGTGCGGCAGCGGTGGTACGGCAGATCGCGGGAGGATTAGCGGCGATCCATAAGGCGAACATTGTTCATAGAGATCTGAAACCGGAGAACTGCTTGTTcttgaataaaaataaagattCAACGTTGAAGATCATGGATTTTGGATTGAGTTCAGTGGAGGAATTTACGGATCCGGTTATCGGGTTGTTTGGATCCATAGATTATGTTTCACCGGAGGCGCTTTCTCAAGGGAAAATCACAGCGAAGAGCGATATGTGGTCTTTGGGTGTCATCTTATACATCTTGCTTTCGGG GTATCCACCATTTATTGCTCAATCTAATCGTCAGAAACAACAGATGATCATGGCT GGAGAATACAATTTCGATGAGAGGACATGGAAAAACATTTCTTCATCAGCAAAGCATTTGATTTCTAATCTGTTGCAAGTTGATCCTGATAGAAGACCTAGTGCTGAGCAA CTTCTAGCTCATCCATGGGTCATTGGGGATTCAGCAAAGCAAGAACAAATAGATGCGGAGGTTGTTTCAAGATTGCAGAGTTTTAACGCTCGTCGTAAGCTACGTGCTGCCGCCATAGCCAGTGTGTTGAGCAGCAAGGTTTTACTAAGGACGAAGAGGTTAAGGAGTTTGCTAGGCTCCCATGACCTATCAAAGGACGAAATTGATAACCTCAAGTCGAATTTTAAGAAAAT ATGTGCTAACGGTGACAATGCTACTTTACCCGAATTCGAGGAGGTGCTAAAAGCAATGAACATGTCTTCACTACTTCCCCTGGCTACTCGTATCTTTGACCTATTCGATAGCAATCGAGATGGTACTGTTGATATGAGAGAAATTCTGTGTGGATTTTCCAGTCTTAAGAATTCTAAAGGAGATGACGCTCTTCGCTTGTGCTTCGAG ATGTATGATACAGATCGATCTGGCTGCATTACTAAAGAAGAACTAGCATCAATGTTAAGA GCATTGCCCGATGACTGTCTTCCACCGGATATTACAGAGCCTGGAAAGTTAGATGAAATATTCGATCGAATGGATGCAAACAGTGATGGGAAGGTTACGTTCGAAGAATTTAAGGATGCCATGCAAAGAGACAGCTCTCTCCAAGACGTAGTCCTCTTTTCTCTTCGACAACAGTAA
- the LOC108486073 gene encoding pentatricopeptide repeat-containing protein At2g40240, mitochondrial-like — translation MSILRKLNTKFPNPQFISSFFFTRFSSSAQYVDPGPFDDPFPDEPTSSYYDHQVYKAGRNGDMATVGYLLNKRIKDGCFNTMKTFSFITNTDSSLSILDPLIQTLSRLDKGVTRKQAFDLLIARLCKIERIEDSLRVVQTMMEKRELNAATFHPIVNALSKKKRMEEAWRVVDIMRVAGVKPDVTAYNYLLTAYCSESKLREASAVVKKIEEEGLGADMRTYDALILGACRVGKVEGGLVLLRSMMDAGKSVMYSTHTHLINGMLSIRYYDGAVRFVKACGGRDAMLDQESFGVLANKLVSLGREVEAMVVLSEMKKRGLSFGKKLNDFYEMHLRNIS, via the coding sequence ATGTCCATTCTCCGAAAACTCAACACCAAATTCCCTAACCCACAATTTATATCCAGTTTCTTCTTCACGCGCTTCTCCTCCTCTGCTCAGTATGTTGACCCCGGTCCATTCGACGACCCATTTCCGGACGAGCCCACATCGTCCTACTACGACCACCAGGTTTACAAAGCCGGCCGAAATGGAGATATGGCGACAGTAGGCTACCTTCTCAACAAGCGAATAAAAGACGGGTGCTTCAACACCATGAAAACCTTCAGCTTCATCACCAATACGGATTCCTCTCTCTCTATCCTCGACCCTTTGATCCAAACGTTGTCTCGTTTAGACAAAGGCGTCACGCGCAAGCAGGCTTTCGATTTGCTTATAGCACGTCTCTGCAAGATCGAGAGAATCGAAGATTCGCTGCGCGTGGTTCAGACGATGATGGAGAAAAGAGAGTTGAACGCCGCCACCTTTCATCCGATCGTGAACGCGTTGTCGAAGAAGAAGAGGATGGAGGAGGCGTGGCGGGTGGTGGATATAATGAGAGTCGCCGGAGTTAAACCGGACGTGACGGCGTATAATTATTTACTGACTGCGTACTGTTCCGAGAGTAAGTTGAGGGAGGCGAGTGCGGTGGTGAAGAAGATAGAGGAGGAAGGGTTGGGTGCTGATATGCGGACGTACGACGCGCTAATATTGGGAGCGTGTAGGGTGGGGAAGGTGGAAGGGGGTTTGGTGTTGTTGAGGAGTATGATGGATGCTGGAAAATCGGTGATGTATTCGACGCATACGCACCTGATAAATGGGATGTTGAGTATTAGGTATTATGACGGGGCGGTGAGGTTTGTGAAGGCATGTGGAGGGAGGGATGCAATGTTGGATCAAGAGAGTTTTGGGGTTTTGGCTAATAAATTGGTGAGTTTGGGAAGGGAAGTGGAAGCTATGGTTGTTTTGAGTGAAATGAAGAAAAGGGGATTGTCGTTCGGTAAAAAATTGAATGATTTTTATGAAATGCATCTTAGAAACATCAGCTAA